Below is a window of Komagataella phaffii GS115 chromosome 1, complete sequence DNA.
ATTCATGTTATTATTCTCATGCCAGAATGCCCCAGGCGTCTAGGAACAAAGTATTTCATGAGTTTCGCCAAGGCCATGTTCGAAACTTAGTTTGTTCCGATCTTTTGACACGGGGGATCGACATTCAAGCTGTCAATGTTGTCATAAATTTTGATTTCCCTAAAAACGCAGAGACTTATCTTCACAGGATTGGTAGGTCTGGTAGATTTGGTCATTTTGGTATCGCCATCAACTTAATCAACTGGGACGATAGGTTTAACTTGTACAAAATAGAGCAAGAGTTGGGCACCGAGATCAAACCTATCCCATCAGAGATAGATAAGTCTCTTTACGTTGCAGGTGATACTAGTGCCGTTCCAAGACCGTTTCCCTTGTCTAACTACCAGAGTAGTCAATTGAGCGCAGAATCCAATTCATCTTTCGATGGCGTGGTTGTCCCTGAACAGCAGGGCAACCCTCAATTTACTTACAACTCGACCAACGAGACCTCTGGTCACGATCGACCAATCTCAGCACGAGAACAAACATAGGAGTTGACTCTTCATATTTCTTGATTGATTGATTAATTGTGATTGAAGTTATGAACTTTTTGCATTCACTCAATTTTGTTTACGGTTGAAATTCAGAGGGACTATCTCTTCTATCTGTCCTCCTCTATCCTTCACAATCCCAGTTAGTTTATCAGCTGATTCTTTAGATCCCTCTATGATGTCAAGGTAGTTTTTATGTGGAAAGCTgcgtttttttttttttttatttttattttttttttgacagCTAATACATACAATACACCCGCTTTCCCTTTCCTCTCTCTACCTTCCATGTGATCCGCAAGTGTAgtttctttgtttcttcctATGTTGGTGCTTGCTTACATAATACACAATTTAGTATTCCACACTTCGCACCTTGATAGGAGAGGCATGGTACGTAAATTAGTAACAATATACAGCTTGTATGGGAAACAAAGATAATTCAACAAATATTCCTATTAGGACAGTTTCCAGCCAGAAATATGctgatttggaaataaaaCAGTTCAGCCCAACATATGAGACCTCTACCATACAGGAAAACGAAGGAAAAGGTGGCAGGTCTACCACCAGAAAGCAAGTAACTAGTACAACTATACCCAGTACAACTAAAATGACGCCTGAACTGTTGAATCCTCAAAGCACAAAAACGTTTCAAGCTAAAACTTTGAAGCGtaaaaacttgaagaaattacAATTAGAGAATAATATTCATGCTGATGATGGAGATACCGAAATAATTAGTTCCAATGATCTGGTCCATagcttccaaaatcttgaattGGGTCTTGAATACCAACTAAGCATAAGTCACGACGATTTGCTTACTTTAAAGTTACTTGGAAGTGGAAACTCAGGTTCTGTTAGTAAGGTTTTGCATATACCGTCCAAGAAAACAATGGCGCGTAAAGTGATACATGTGGAGACTAAGAAGACTGTTCTGACTCAGATTGTTAGGGAACTAAGAATTATGTACGAATGCAATAGTCCGTATATCATAAACTTTTATGGAGCATTCTTGCACGAAGGCGACGTTACTATTTGCATGGAATACGTCGATTGTGGATCACTTGATAGAGTTTTGAAACTGGTTGGACCTTTTGAGGAATTTATTCTGGCTCATGTGGCATTTTCTACTCTCTGTGGGCTTAATTATTTGTATGACAGTCACAAGATAATACATCGGGATATTAAGCCCTCAAATGTTCTGCTCAACTCTAAAGGAGGGGTCAAGCTTTGTGATTTTGGTGTTAGCAGGGAATTGATTAATTCCATCGCCCAAACTTTCGTTGGAACTTCCACATATATGTCTCCAGAACGAATTCAGGGAGGCAAATACTCGGTTAAAGGTGACGTGTGGTCTTTAGGATTAATGTTGATTGAGTTGGCTACAGGAAAGTTTCCATTTGGTGATAATTCCTCCATGGGACCTGATTCCATCTTGGATCTCTTACAAAGAGTGGTTAATGAAAAGCCTCCGTCGTTAGATCCAGAGAAGTTTTCATCCCAATTATGTGATTTTGTCAATCTATgtctgaagaaagaatcagAGAGACCCAACCCAATTGAGTTGATTAGGCACCCgttcttgaaagattgtAAGCAAGAAAATACTAAAGCTAAAGTAAAACGATGGGCTACTAATGTTAGGAGGATTCTTAAAGGAAAAGACATGGGAAACAAAGTGAGAAATACAAAGCAGTGAAATTGACGCCTCAGGCATTTACGGAATCGAtgtcttttcaacaaatttcAAGACATCTGCCGCAAGATATAGACTACCGCATACAATTAATGGAACAGTTGGTGATTGAGAAAACTGTGCTGCGTTTATGAGTGCTCCTTCGAGGTATTCTTGGACCGTTACATTAGACGTAAACTTTCTTATCTCCCGTGCTAAAATTTCGCAATCCATCGCTTTTATCCATGGCATTCCCTCAACGGAAGAAAACGTAGTTACAGTTACAAAATCTTGCTTCTTAATTAGCGGCGCTAGCATCGGAGTTAGTGTCTTTCCTTCAGTAACTGCTATAACAAAAGTCAGCGGGCTCTCTAGGGTACGTAGCGTATCAAGATATTTGGATAATTCGATAGCAGCTTGTCCATTGTGAGCGCCATCCACAATTAGGTCTAAACGTTGCTTTCGAATTGTTGCCGTCAGTCTCTGTAATCTTCCTGGCCACTTGGTATTACGTACTCCATTTGTGATGGCTTGCTCCGTAATTCGGTAGTTGAACTTGCTCCTTAGAATGTCTGCAACTTTGAGTGCTACCGCCAGGTTGGATTTCTGGAACTCGCCTAATAGCGGTACCTGTTGATCAAAAACAGCTGCTCGGCGAGGGAATGTCTCAAAAAGCTTGCAAttgttttgaaaagctACATCCTTGACCACTCGAAGGATTTCGGTATCATTGGAGCCATCTATGACGCATGGTACGGATTCTTTTATTATTCCtgccttttcttttgctaTCTGAGTCAGCGAATTACCAAGTAAAGATTCATGATCCAAACCAATCTTAGTTATAGCTGATACCAATACTCCCCATTCGCCATCAAAACCGGGAATCACATTGGTAGCGTCTAGTCTGCCCCCAAGTCCtacttcaacaacagcaacttcaatttcaaactgGGCAAAAACGTAAAAAGCAGTACAAGTCAATAGCTCAAACTCTGTCGCTCCAATCAACTCTCTTTCATTGAGTTCCTTAACCTTTCGAAATTCATAATCGTATCTTGCTCTGCTAATAGGACGATTGTTAATATTAATGGAGTCGTTAGGATAAAATAAATGCGGCGATGTGAATCTGCCAGTTGAAATATTAGAAGACTCCAGTATATGCGAAAGGTAAGAGCAAACAGAGCCTTTCCCGTTTGTTCCCGCAACATGAAtacatttccaaaatttttggGGATTTCCCAGTACCGTAAGCAATTGGGTCACTCTTCCTAGGCTTAGATCTATTGGCATTGTTTCTACGCTCAGATGCCTTTATACTTTGATTAGTAGAGTTGCAGTACCTTTTAATATTAAATAGCAGCGaataaaaaaatggaaaccAAAACTGCTTCATCAAGACAAAATCTACGTGAAGAACGGTTCAACtagtttttctttagtGATGGTGCACCTTGGTAGTAACTACATCGATAAACTGTGTATAGTATAAAATGTGGTCTTTACTAAATTGCAGTATGTAACATTAAGATAATCTGGAAGGTGATATTATTTACCAAAGGTCATATAGAATGGACTCTTTT
It encodes the following:
- a CDS encoding MAP kinase, with product MGNKDNSTNIPIRTVSSQKYADLEIKQFSPTYETSTIQENEGKGGRSTTRKQVTSTTIPSTTKMTPELLNPQSTKTFQAKTLKRKNLKKLQLENNIHADDGDTEIISSNDLVHSFQNLELGLEYQLSISHDDLLTLKLLGSGNSGSVSKVLHIPSKKTMARKVIHVETKKTVLTQIVRELRIMYECNSPYIINFYGAFLHEGDVTICMEYVDCGSLDRVLKLVGPFEEFILAHVAFSTLCGLNYLYDSHKIIHRDIKPSNVLLNSKGGVKLCDFGVSRELINSIAQTFVGTSTYMSPERIQGGKYSVKGDVWSLGLMLIELATGKFPFGDNSSMGPDSILDLLQRVVNEKPPSLDPEKFSSQLCDFVNLCLKKESERPNPIELIRHPFLKDCKQENTKAKVKRWATNVRRILKGKDMGNKVRNTKQ
- a CDS encoding Dihydrofolate synthetase, which translates into the protein MPIDLSLGRVTQLLTVLGNPQKFWKCIHVAGTNGKGSVCSYLSHILESSNISTGRFTSPHLFYPNDSININNRPISRARYDYEFRKVKELNERELIGATEFELLTCTAFYVFAQFEIEVAVVEVGLGGRLDATNVIPGFDGEWGVLVSAITKIGLDHESLLGNSLTQIAKEKAGIIKESVPCVIDGSNDTEILRVVKDVAFQNNCKLFETFPRRAAVFDQQVPLLGEFQKSNLAVALKVADILRSKFNYRITEQAITNGVRNTKWPGRLQRLTATIRKQRLDLIVDGAHNGQAAIELSKYLDTLRTLESPLTFVIAVTEGKTLTPMLAPLIKKQDFVTVTTFSSVEGMPWIKAMDCEILAREIRKFTSNVTVQEYLEGALINAAQFSQSPTVPLIVCGSLYLAADVLKFVEKTSIP